The following are encoded together in the Chiloscyllium plagiosum isolate BGI_BamShark_2017 chromosome 19, ASM401019v2, whole genome shotgun sequence genome:
- the LOC122559417 gene encoding vasopressin V2 receptor-like: MRGEFDQNSTQRESSPANGTLPVGDKPVAAKIAVLSLVFVLATSGNCIFLCTLWRKRRKSSRTRLFLFHLCTADLVVAFFQVLPQLLWEVTDQFKAPNVVCKAVKYLQVVGMFASTYLLVAMTLDRHQAICKPMAAITKASWQRYLTVALAWGFSLLFSLPQVFIFSIEEVQPRVFQCWATFVKPWGRKSYITWTALVIFVIPAVILITCQFKICRTIYLTGQTNRLKRIALTETNVKGTQAGTAKRIPSSLLKTLKMTFLVVMLYILCWAPFFIVQLWSVWDPTGGPVEGTPFIIIMLLASLNSCTNPWIYMAFYR; this comes from the exons ATGAGGGGCGAATTCGATCAGAACAGCACCCAGCGGGAGTCCAGTCCAGCGAATGGAACTCTCCCCGTCGGGGACAAGCCAGTGGCGGCTAAAATAGCCGTGCTCAGCCTCGTCTTTGTCCTGGCCACTTCGGGCAATTGCATCTTCCTCTGCACTCTGTGGCGAAAGCGCAGGAAGAGCAGCCGCACCCGCCTCTTCCTCTTCCACTTGTGCACCGCCGACCTGGTGGTCGCCTTCTTCCAGGTGCTGCCCCAGCTCCTGTGGGAGGTCACCGACCAGTTCAAGGCCCCCAACGTGGTTTGCAAAGCGGTTAAGTACTTGCAGGTCGTCGGCATGTTTGCTTCTACCTACCTGTTGGTGGCGATGACCCTGGATCGCCACCAAGCTATTTGCAAGCCCATGGCTGCCATCACCAAGGCCTCTTGGCAGAGGTACCTGACCGTGGCCCTGGCCTGGGGCTTCTCTTTGCTCTTCAGCCTCCCTCAGGTCTTCATCTTCTCCATTGAAGAGGTGCAGCCGCGGGTGTTCCAGTGCTGGGCGACCTTCGTCAAACCTTGGGGCCGGAAGTCCTACATCACCTGGACAGCTTTGGTCATCTTTGTGATCCCAGCAGTCATCCTGATCACATGCCAATTCAAAATATGTCGAACCATTTACCTAACTGGGCAAACAAACAGGCTCAAAAGGATCGCCTTGACAGAAACCAATGTGAAGGGGACACAAGCGGGCACTGCCAAGCGGATACCCAGCTCCTTACTGAAAACACTGAAGATGACCTTTTTAGTAGTGATGTTGTACATTCTGTGTTGGGCGCCATTCTTCATTGTCCAGCTCTGGTCTGTTTGGGACCCAACTGGAGGACCTGTTGAGG GTACACCATTTATCATCATAATGCTCCTTGCAAGCCTCAACAGTTGCACAAACCCATGGATCTACATGGCCTTCTATCGGTAG